In Cydia amplana chromosome 13, ilCydAmpl1.1, whole genome shotgun sequence, a single genomic region encodes these proteins:
- the LOC134653210 gene encoding uncharacterized protein LOC134653210, whose product MCYKGTFFYCIPVKTACYVLAIINAVINAVTLGCFSIQGVVYLLAAVVSFCVGGGNKTGGDRFKRSSVVTDRDIYDYWIPFEYLLPLCWLFSLLTFIFSVLLCCGLDNRKVRQVWAYFIYGCVVTVLAFLASIVQIIVKEESLLGLWGLMGCVLHSLFLVLVHYTHAKMADEAMFTDHSRLNDEDSRDSRRDVKLHTVI is encoded by the exons ATGTGTTACAAGGGCACATTCTTCTACTGCATCCCAGTCAAGACGGCCTGTTACGTTTTGGCCATTATAAATGCG GTCATTAACGCGGTGACCTTGGGGTGTTTCAGCATTCAGGGGGTAGTATACCTACTGGCAGCCGTCGTCAGCTTCTGCGTCGGCGGTGGTAACAAAACGG GCGGTGATCGCTTTAAGCGAAGCTCAGTGGTCACGGATCGAGATATATACGACTACTGGATTCCTTTTGAGTACCTGCTTCCCTTGTGTTGGCTGTTTTCTCTTCTTACTTTCATCTTCTCTGTACTGCTATGCTGTGGCCTCGATAAT cgTAAGGTGAGACAGGTGTGGGCGTACTTCATCTACGGCTGCGTAGTCACAGTCCTCGCGTTCTTGGCTTCCATAGTCCAGATCATCGTCAAGGAAGAATCGTTGCTTGGTCTGTGGGGGCTCATGGGATGTG TTCTCCACTCGCTATTCCTCGTGCTGGTGCACTACACGCACGCCAAGATGGCCGACGAGGCCATGTTTACAGACCACAGCCGCCTGAACGACGAAGACTCAAGGGACTCTAGACGAGATGTAAAATTACATACGGTGATCTAA
- the LOC134653356 gene encoding uncharacterized protein LOC134653356: MESNRSCCSPSACCGAPVEKGCFVFAIINAILCLIASLGSLAFLILSLYEWFSEARGPNDMVLVYLFTGMAAGCCVGSAIALTFAIVLVVGIRRGNKGYVMAYMWYGIVVVVLSVLGCLGFIGLEWGETELMMYALIPLGICVLYSLMLILVYQTYVVFSKSNPATHARLLNTYDF, encoded by the exons ATGGAATCGAA TCGGTCTTGTTGTTCACCCTCCGCGTGCTGCGGGGCGCCGGTGGAGAAAGGATGCTTCGTATTCGCCATCATAAATGCC ATATTATGCCTCATAGCGTCCCTAGGGAGCCTGGCCTTCCTAATCCTCAGCCTATACGAGTGGTTCTCAGAGGCCCGAGGCCCCAACGACATGGTGCTGGTCTACCTGTTCACGGGCATGGCTGCGGGGTGCTGTGTGGGCAGTGCCATAGCACTCACATTCGCCATCGTGCTGGTTGTAGGAATTCGAAGG gGCAACAAGGGTTACGTGATGGCATACATGTGGTACGGCATTGTGGTGGTGGTGCTGAGCGTGCTCGGGTGTCTCGGGTTCATCGGGCTCGAGTGGGGGGAAACCGAGCTCATGATGTACGCTTTGATCCCTCTCGGGATTTGCG TGTTATACTCCTTGATGCTGATACTCGTGTACCAGACGTACGTGGTATTCTCAAAAAGCAATCCCGCCACACACGCGAGACTGCTCAACACCTATGATTTCTGA